The Paenibacillus dendritiformis region CGTATAAAGATTACTTGATCAATATCGTGGATACTCCGGGTCACGCCGATTTCGGCGGAGAAGTGGAGCGCATTATGAAAATGGTCGACGGGGTGCTGCTCGTCGTCGATGCCTTCGAAGGCTGCATGCCGCAGACGAAGTTCGTGCTTCGCAAAGCGCTGGAGCATAATCTGACGCCGATCGTCGTCGTCAACAAAATCGACCGTCCGAATGCCCGGCCGCATGAAGTCATTGACGAGGTGCTTGAATTGTTCATCGAGCTCGATGCCAATGACGAACAGCTCGATTTCCCGGTCGTCTATGCATCCGCTCTGAACGGGACGTCTAGCTTGTCTCCGGAGCAGCAGGACAGTAACATGCAATCCCTCTATGACACGATCGTGGAGCATATCCCTTCTCCAACGGAGAACCCGGATGAGCCGCTCCAGTTCCTCGTCACCCTGCTTGACTACAATGAATATATGGGCCGTATTGCGATCGGCCGCGTGAACCGGGGCCGCATCCGCCAAGGGCAGACCGTCGCCGTCATCAACCGTGAGGGTCAGGTGAAGCAGGCGCGGATTGAGAAGCTGTTCGGCTTCCAAGGATTGAAGCGGGTCGAGCGCGACGAGGCCGGGGCCGGAGATATCGTGGCCATTGCCGGAATCAAGGATATCAATATCGGCGAGACGCTGGCCGATCCGGCGCATCCGGAAGCACTGCCTGTCCTTCATATTGACGAGCCTACGCTGCAGATGACCTTCGTAGTGAACAACAGTCCGTTCGCCGGAAGAGAAGGAAAATGGATTACGTCCCGCAAGCTGCGCGAACGGCTGATGAAGGAGCTGGAGACCGATGTCAGCTTGCGGGTGGAGGACACCGACAGTCCGGAGGCATTCATCGTCTCCGGTCGGGGCGAGCTTCACTTGGGCATTCTGATCGAAAATATGCGCCGTGAAGGCTATGAACTCCAAGTGTCGAAGCCGGAGGTCATCGTCAAA contains the following coding sequences:
- the typA gene encoding translational GTPase TypA; its protein translation is MQDRKNIRNIAIIAHVDHGKTTLVDKLLQQSGTYRENEVVQERVMDSNDLERERGITILAKNTAITYKDYLINIVDTPGHADFGGEVERIMKMVDGVLLVVDAFEGCMPQTKFVLRKALEHNLTPIVVVNKIDRPNARPHEVIDEVLELFIELDANDEQLDFPVVYASALNGTSSLSPEQQDSNMQSLYDTIVEHIPSPTENPDEPLQFLVTLLDYNEYMGRIAIGRVNRGRIRQGQTVAVINREGQVKQARIEKLFGFQGLKRVERDEAGAGDIVAIAGIKDINIGETLADPAHPEALPVLHIDEPTLQMTFVVNNSPFAGREGKWITSRKLRERLMKELETDVSLRVEDTDSPEAFIVSGRGELHLGILIENMRREGYELQVSKPEVIVKVIDGKKMEPIERLVIDIPEDCTGPVMESLGTRRAEMVNMINHGNGQVRLEFLIPARGLIGYRTNFLTLTRGYGIMNHAFDHYGPYVGGQVGGRHQGVLVSTETGTSTMYGMLSVEDRGVLFLQPGTEVYEGMIVGEHNRDNDIVVNICKEKALTNVRSATKDETVRMKTPRLFSLEQALEYLNDDEYCEITPSTVRLRKKILNKSERERAEKVRKMSESHV